In Leptospira licerasiae serovar Varillal str. VAR 010, the sequence TCTGGAGAACGATGTGCGGAGACGATTTCGGTGTGACATTCTATCCCGAATTGTTTCAGGATAGAGACCGTTTCTTTCATGGTTTCCCAATCGGAACTGCTTCCCATTATGACTGCGACTTTCGTTTTCACACTTGCAAATTCCTTTAATATCGATCCACCGGCAAGCCCGAAAACGTTCTAGGAAGCCTTAGTTCCTGAATTTAATTCTTCTACGGCTCTTTCTAATCTCATTCCTCTGGAGGCCTTTGCCAATAGATAAGAACCCTTAGGTACTTCTTTCCGGATAGTATCCACTAAGTTTTTAAGTCCTTCTTCGTCGCCGGGAAATGAGAAGGATAGAAGACCCGGACTCGCTTTTTTGCGGAAGCTCTTTAGCGCGTGAGAAGATTCGGTCCCGAATAAGAAAATACCTTTGCAGTTCTTTAAACCTGCTGCAAAACTTCCGATCTCGGTATGGAATTTGCGGGAATAATTTCCCACTTCTTTCATATCTCCTAATACTGCGTAAAATCCTTCTTCTCCTGCGATTTGGGAACACGCTTCCAATGAAGATAACATGGATTCCCTATTTGCATTATAAGTATCGTTTAGGATTTTATAATTTCCTACTTGGAAATCCAATCGTTTGTCTATGGATCTGAAATTTTGGATCCCATTCTGTATCCAATCAGTGGGAGCCCCTAATTCTTCCAGTAATGATACGCATAACGCTAGGTTTTCCAAAAGTTTGATCCCTGGAAGGCTCCAATTCAGGGAATAATTCAGGAACGATATCTTAAATCCGTCACGATTGGTCTCTATGATCTCTATTCTTCTTTTTAGAGGGACCGATTTGAACTTAATCCCGTAGCGTAGGCATTTTCGTTTTAGAAAATTCTTATATTCTCCGGACTCCGGATAGAACAGCACTCCACCTTTGTGCATTCCTTCCAAAACTTCCGCTTTTGCTTTTGCGATCCCCTTTCTAGAGCCGAGTAACTCTATATGAGCCGTTCCTATCGTTGTGATAAGCGAATAATCCGGCCTTGCCATTTTGCTTAGCCTGGAAATTTCTCCGGCATGGTTCATACCCATCTCGCATACAACGTATCTCGTTTTGGAATTGATACCGAATAATGTGAATGGAACTCCTATCTCGTTATTATAGTTTTTTTCCGTGACTAGTAAACCTTCTTCCAATGATGAAAGGCAGGAGGATAGGATCTCTTTTGTGGTGGTTTTTCCGCTGGAGCCGGTCACAGCGATCAGGATGGGATTAAATCTGGATCTATGGAATGTTGCAAGTTTTCCTAATGCAAGTAATGTGTCTTTGACTTGGATTGCTTTTGATCTTTGTTCTTGCGTGAGATTCTCTAAGATCGGATGGCCCTTCTCGCATAAAAAGTAAGAGGCCCCTTTTTCTAAGGCATCCAAGATAAATTCATGTCCGTCCCTATTTCCTCTTAAAGGAACGAACAAGGTCCCGGGTTCTACCATTCCGGATGCTGTGCTAATACTTTTTATCTCCGATTCCTTTTGAAAAGAGAAGTCGGACGAACTTTGTAAAACCCTTCGTACTGTTTCGGGATCGTATTGAAATGGGGCTTTCATCAGACCCAATATCTTCCTACCTAAAATACTCGCAGTCTATTTTTAAAAATTCCTCTTGCAAGCTCCCGGTTCCGGTTTTCAAGTATGTGGGATGCGAAAGACCAAGTTTGTTTTAATCGGTTTGGGAAGGATCGCTTCTTCCTTGGAAAAAGATCCATATCGTTCCAAGCCCTGCACTCATTCCGGGGTCTTATTCTCTTCTTGGGGTAAAAAAAATTTCGAGTTTGTAGGAGGAGTGGATCCCAATCCGGAAAAAAGGGAGATGTTCCGTAGGCAGTGGAAACTTCCCGAAGAGTCTACCTTCTCCGATCCGGATCATCTACCTTCTAAAAGTAAGCCGGAACTTGTGATCATTTCCAGTCCTTCCGAATCTCATTATACGAACGCGTTGGAATGGATTGAAAGAGGTGTTAAAAATTTTCTGATCGAGAAACCTGTTTGCGAAACTTTTCTACAAGCGAAGGATCTTGAAAAAATTTCACGCAAGAAAGGGATACGGATTTGGATCAATCATGAGAGAAGGTATCATCCTAAAT encodes:
- a CDS encoding UDP-N-acetylmuramoyl-tripeptide--D-alanyl-D-alanine ligase — its product is MKAPFQYDPETVRRVLQSSSDFSFQKESEIKSISTASGMVEPGTLFVPLRGNRDGHEFILDALEKGASYFLCEKGHPILENLTQEQRSKAIQVKDTLLALGKLATFHRSRFNPILIAVTGSSGKTTTKEILSSCLSSLEEGLLVTEKNYNNEIGVPFTLFGINSKTRYVVCEMGMNHAGEISRLSKMARPDYSLITTIGTAHIELLGSRKGIAKAKAEVLEGMHKGGVLFYPESGEYKNFLKRKCLRYGIKFKSVPLKRRIEIIETNRDGFKISFLNYSLNWSLPGIKLLENLALCVSLLEELGAPTDWIQNGIQNFRSIDKRLDFQVGNYKILNDTYNANRESMLSSLEACSQIAGEEGFYAVLGDMKEVGNYSRKFHTEIGSFAAGLKNCKGIFLFGTESSHALKSFRKKASPGLLSFSFPGDEEGLKNLVDTIRKEVPKGSYLLAKASRGMRLERAVEELNSGTKAS